One segment of Alligator mississippiensis isolate rAllMis1 chromosome 13, rAllMis1, whole genome shotgun sequence DNA contains the following:
- the RBP7 gene encoding retinoid-binding protein 7, which translates to MPVDFNGTWKHTSNHNFDNYMKALGIDFAIRKIASIVKPQKVIEQNGDSFTIHTTNVLQEDFVQFKIGEWFEEDNKSLGNRKCKSLVTWDNHKLVCIQTGEKSNRGWTHWIEGDNLYLELCCEDQVCKQVYKRV; encoded by the exons ATGCCTGTGGATTTCAATGGCACCTGGAAACACACCAGCAATCACAACTTTGACAACTACATGAAGGCATTGG gTATTGACTTTGCTATACGCAAGATAGCAAGCATCGTGAAGCCACAGAAGGTAATTGAACAGAACGGTGACTCATTTACCATCCACACCACTAATGTTCTCCAAGAGGACTTTGTCCAGTTCAAAATTGGAGAATGGTTTGAAGAAGATAATAAAAGCCTGGGTAACAGAAAATGCAAG AGTTTGGTTACTTGGGACAATCACAAGCTTGTCTGCATACAGACTGGAGAGAAGAGCAACCGGGGCTGGACTCACTGGATAGAAGGAGATAATCTCTATCTG GAGCTCTGCTGCGAGGACCAAGTTTGTAAACAGGTTTACAAGAGAGTGTGA